In one Candidatus Planktophila versatilis genomic region, the following are encoded:
- the trmD gene encoding tRNA (guanosine(37)-N1)-methyltransferase TrmD codes for MKIDVISIFPEYLSPLKLSLLGKAQSSGLLEIEVHDLRALSTDNHNTVDDTPYGGGAGMVMLPEVWGKTLDPLMSENTDLIILTPAGRRFTQKIAQEFSTAAHLVFACGRYEGIDDRVRQYYSTQEFKNRNIRVHEISIGDYVLGGGEVASMVMIEAVTRLIPGVLGNPESLSEESHKFEGYLEYPNFTKPQEWRGISVPEILLSGNHAEIAKWRSQQAEKRAKDNL; via the coding sequence ATGAAAATAGATGTCATTTCCATATTTCCTGAGTATCTATCACCGCTGAAACTATCCCTACTCGGCAAAGCTCAAAGCTCAGGTCTACTTGAGATTGAAGTTCATGATCTGCGCGCTCTGAGTACCGATAATCACAACACTGTTGATGACACCCCCTACGGTGGAGGCGCCGGCATGGTGATGTTGCCGGAAGTGTGGGGAAAGACCCTTGATCCATTGATGAGTGAGAATACAGATCTCATCATCCTCACTCCAGCAGGTCGTCGCTTTACTCAAAAAATAGCTCAGGAATTCTCAACTGCAGCGCACTTAGTCTTCGCATGTGGCCGCTATGAAGGAATAGATGATCGGGTTCGTCAGTATTATTCAACGCAAGAATTTAAGAATCGCAATATTCGCGTTCATGAAATCTCCATTGGTGACTATGTTCTAGGTGGTGGAGAAGTTGCGTCGATGGTCATGATTGAGGCCGTTACACGACTCATACCAGGAGTGCTCGGTAACCCAGAGTCTTTGTCGGAAGAATCACATAAATTTGAGGGCTACCTCGAATATCCAAACTTTACCAAGCCACAAGAATGGCGAGGTATCTCGGTACCAGAGATATTACTCAGCGGAAATCACGCAGAAATTGCAAAGTGGCGAAGCCAACAGGCAGAAAAACGTGCAAAAGATAATCTTTAA
- the rimM gene encoding ribosome maturation factor RimM (Essential for efficient processing of 16S rRNA), which produces MKLNVGRIGKAHGILGEATIEVRTDEAEDRFAIGAVLETDSHGELTVVSARVHNGILLLGFQGIEDRNSIEALRNELLYAEVDIAAPGIDEDDYHVLQLVGCTAYLVDGDEFGVVTDVLNLPGQDVLAIKSADGEVLIPFVRQLVPVVDINAKRMTVIPPDIDGSMQ; this is translated from the coding sequence ATGAAATTAAACGTGGGCCGCATTGGTAAAGCTCACGGGATTTTAGGTGAAGCGACAATCGAAGTTCGCACTGACGAAGCTGAAGATCGCTTTGCTATTGGTGCAGTCTTAGAGACAGATAGCCATGGTGAATTAACTGTGGTTTCTGCCCGCGTTCACAATGGAATTCTTCTCCTTGGCTTCCAAGGAATTGAGGACCGCAATTCGATTGAAGCGCTGCGCAATGAACTTCTCTATGCCGAAGTTGATATCGCAGCGCCAGGAATTGATGAAGATGACTATCACGTCTTACAACTTGTTGGCTGCACCGCCTATCTCGTTGACGGAGATGAATTCGGAGTTGTCACCGATGTTTTGAACTTGCCGGGTCAAGATGTCTTAGCAATAAAGAGCGCTGACGGCGAAGTACTGATTCCATTTGTCCGTCAATTGGTTCCGGTTGTCGATATTAATGCTAAGCGAATGACGGTAATCCCACCTGATATCGATGGAAGTATGCAATGA
- a CDS encoding RNA-binding protein: protein MIDEALEHLVKGIVDNPDDVNVKEKTHRRGTTLEVRVNPEDIGKVIGRNGRTAKALRTVVSALAGRTVRVDLIDTDEVR, encoded by the coding sequence ATGATTGACGAAGCACTCGAACATCTCGTAAAGGGAATCGTTGATAACCCTGACGATGTCAATGTGAAGGAAAAGACTCATCGTCGAGGAACAACTCTCGAAGTACGTGTTAATCCTGAAGATATCGGCAAGGTGATTGGCCGTAATGGTCGTACAGCTAAGGCGCTACGCACAGTCGTAAGCGCGCTAGCAGGACGCACTGTTCGTGTTGATCTCATCGATACCGACGAGGTTCGCTAA
- the rpsP gene encoding 30S ribosomal protein S16 encodes MSTKIRLMRMGKIRTPYFRIVVTDSRKARNGLSIEEIGRYVPGQEPSLIEVNSERALYWLGVGAQPSEAVEALLKVTGDWQKHKGLPGTEGTLRVAAPKPHKSVAYEAAVKAAAAEPAEGATTLKKKAQDKLAAKANPVVAEPVVEVVAEAPAEAVVETPVEVVAEETPAPEAVVEDAAVAETPAE; translated from the coding sequence TTGTCTACAAAAATTCGCTTAATGCGCATGGGAAAAATTCGCACACCTTATTTCCGCATCGTAGTTACAGATTCACGTAAGGCACGTAACGGTCTTTCAATTGAAGAAATTGGTCGCTACGTTCCAGGTCAAGAGCCATCACTGATCGAAGTTAATTCAGAGCGTGCTCTGTATTGGCTTGGTGTTGGCGCACAACCATCAGAGGCAGTAGAGGCGCTTCTGAAGGTGACCGGAGATTGGCAGAAGCACAAGGGTCTTCCAGGAACAGAAGGAACGCTTCGTGTTGCAGCTCCAAAGCCACACAAGAGCGTTGCCTATGAAGCAGCTGTGAAGGCTGCCGCTGCAGAACCTGCAGAAGGTGCAACAACTTTGAAGAAGAAGGCACAGGACAAGTTAGCTGCAAAGGCAAACCCTGTTGTGGCCGAGCCAGTGGTAGAAGTTGTTGCAGAAGCTCCAGCTGAAGCTGTAGTGGAAACTCCGGTTGAAGTTGTAGCCGAAGAGACTCCTGCGCCAGAAGCGGTTGTAGAAGATGCGGCTGTAGCAGAAACTCCTGCTGAATAA
- the ffh gene encoding signal recognition particle protein gives MFDSLSSKFAGAFGALRARGKISEKDIELTTLEIRQALLEADVALEVVESFTAQVQSKSLELLSTLQAGTNQAQAIFDVVNQELTQILGGGARRIRFAKKPPTVIMLAGLQGAGKTTLAAKLAKFYKDQGETPILVASDLQRPNAVNQLQVVGQSVGVPVFAPEPGNGVGNPVIVARDAIAFATSKLHSMVIVDTAGRLGVDQELMNEAIAIRDAVTPDEILFVVDAMIGQDAVRTAQAFQDGVGFDGVVLTKLDGDARGGAALSIAALTGRPIMFASTGEKISDFDIFYPERMASRILGMGDVATLAEQAKKAFDGDSAKKLEDKFLSGEDFTLDDFLEQLEAMSKMGSMGKLLGMLPGSGAMKKQIENFDESEITRTKSIVQSMTPKERRDLKVLNGSRRARIALGAGRKVSDVNALVDKFTAAQKMMKQMRNGGSMPGMPAGMPGLPPAPSKTVPPAKKKSKSGNPAKRALENGTIS, from the coding sequence ATGTTTGATTCGCTCTCATCGAAATTTGCCGGTGCATTTGGTGCACTTCGTGCAAGAGGCAAAATATCTGAAAAAGATATCGAACTCACCACCCTAGAGATTCGCCAGGCTCTTCTTGAAGCTGATGTGGCACTAGAAGTTGTGGAGAGTTTCACAGCACAGGTACAGAGCAAATCACTGGAGTTACTATCGACTCTGCAGGCGGGAACAAATCAAGCACAGGCAATCTTTGATGTCGTAAACCAAGAACTCACGCAAATTCTTGGTGGGGGAGCACGTCGGATCCGCTTTGCCAAGAAACCTCCGACAGTCATCATGTTGGCTGGTTTACAAGGTGCCGGTAAAACGACTCTGGCTGCAAAGCTAGCAAAGTTTTATAAGGATCAAGGTGAGACCCCAATTCTAGTGGCATCAGATTTACAACGCCCGAATGCGGTAAATCAATTGCAGGTAGTTGGTCAATCTGTTGGAGTTCCAGTATTTGCACCTGAACCTGGAAATGGTGTGGGCAATCCGGTAATCGTTGCACGAGATGCCATTGCATTTGCCACATCAAAACTTCACAGCATGGTCATTGTTGATACCGCTGGACGTCTAGGTGTGGATCAAGAGCTAATGAATGAAGCAATCGCGATTCGTGATGCGGTCACACCGGATGAAATTCTCTTTGTTGTCGATGCCATGATTGGCCAAGATGCCGTGCGCACAGCACAAGCTTTTCAAGATGGCGTTGGCTTTGATGGAGTTGTGCTCACCAAGCTCGATGGTGATGCACGTGGTGGAGCAGCACTGTCCATCGCCGCACTTACTGGTCGTCCGATTATGTTTGCATCCACCGGTGAAAAGATCAGTGATTTCGATATCTTCTATCCAGAACGTATGGCTTCTCGCATCCTGGGTATGGGAGATGTTGCCACGCTGGCAGAACAAGCGAAGAAAGCTTTCGATGGTGACTCTGCCAAGAAGTTGGAGGATAAATTCTTATCGGGAGAAGATTTCACCCTCGATGATTTCCTAGAACAACTAGAGGCAATGTCGAAGATGGGCTCGATGGGCAAGCTACTTGGAATGCTCCCAGGTTCAGGAGCTATGAAGAAACAGATTGAGAATTTCGATGAATCTGAGATCACGCGCACAAAATCAATAGTGCAATCGATGACTCCCAAGGAACGTCGAGATTTGAAAGTTCTTAATGGTTCTCGTCGCGCGCGAATTGCGTTAGGTGCTGGACGAAAAGTCTCTGATGTCAATGCATTGGTAGATAAGTTCACGGCTGCGCAGAAGATGATGAAGCAGATGAGAAACGGTGGATCAATGCCTGGGATGCCTGCTGGAATGCCAGGTCTTCCTCCAGCGCCGTCTAAGACTGTGCCACCGGCTAAGAAGAAGTCGAAATCCGGAAATCCCGCTAAGCGTGCGCTGGAAAATGGGACGATTTCTTAA
- a CDS encoding [protein-PII] uridylyltransferase, protein MGTRERRNRSNEGDLLLSSLFQESGANVEEVAIAAVGGFGRGELSPGSDLDIVILHNGSLPEVQLGELVNKILYPIWDKKIKVDYSVRTRAEVRAAASDDLKVILGLLDIRLVCGSADLVASVQIDALDEWRKNSKGRLVELERSLTERHQRFGELAYLLEPDLKEARGGLRDITALRAIHKSGTILIPIEKISVAESILANVREALHTVSGRDKDKLFFQEQDKVAALLGYADADALMSEVAQAARSVDYLLDSTWYRYAHKGKDGAGRFLRRVRTTTISRDISVSNKEVVIDPSADFAGDPVIGLRAAASAAQLGLPLSMDSLERLSESLGNGLGHLPNPWPRDARENLISLIGAGAAMVQVFEALDQEEVLFAWIPEWKAVRSLPQRNVLHRHTVDRHMVETAVHAATLTRKVHRPDLLLFSALFHDIGKGTEEDHSERGERLIEPLALRIGFSIDDIATIKLLVKHHLLLSATATRRDLDDPATITSVAEVIPDLQSLELLHALSIADGEATGRAAWSDWKASLVAELVNRVEKAITDNTVAQQPELTVAQRERAESGVLSVSIEDRGDVYAIEIVVPDSTGLLSVVAGVLNVMRLDVRSARTKSVAQAAVMEWIVIPDPHAPALTQEKLHQELARALENKSSLASRIQERIDTYAQLPTIPVPAPVVETFMDAATDATIIEVRSHDQPALLFRIGDAITRSNIDIRSAIVTTLGAEAIDTLYVSEIGGGPLSAERANDVAIRIRAALK, encoded by the coding sequence ATGGGAACACGAGAACGAAGAAATAGATCTAACGAGGGAGATCTTCTTCTCTCATCGCTGTTCCAAGAAAGTGGCGCCAATGTTGAAGAGGTAGCTATCGCCGCGGTCGGAGGTTTCGGCCGCGGCGAACTATCTCCAGGTTCGGATTTAGATATTGTCATTCTTCATAACGGATCCCTACCTGAAGTTCAGTTGGGAGAGTTAGTAAATAAGATTCTGTATCCAATTTGGGATAAAAAGATAAAGGTTGACTACTCCGTCCGCACCCGCGCGGAGGTTCGAGCTGCGGCCAGTGATGATCTCAAGGTAATTCTTGGTCTATTAGATATCAGGCTTGTCTGTGGAAGTGCTGATCTAGTTGCCAGCGTACAAATTGATGCGTTAGATGAATGGCGTAAGAATTCAAAGGGCAGACTCGTTGAACTAGAGCGTTCTCTGACCGAACGTCATCAACGTTTTGGTGAATTGGCATATCTACTAGAGCCTGACCTTAAAGAGGCTCGCGGTGGATTACGTGATATCACTGCGCTGCGCGCAATCCATAAAAGTGGAACGATTTTAATTCCGATAGAGAAGATAAGTGTTGCTGAATCAATTCTCGCAAACGTGAGAGAGGCCCTTCATACCGTCAGTGGGCGCGATAAGGACAAGTTGTTTTTTCAAGAGCAAGATAAAGTGGCAGCGCTATTGGGATATGCAGATGCTGATGCTCTCATGAGTGAAGTTGCCCAGGCTGCTCGTTCCGTTGACTACCTTCTAGATTCAACCTGGTATCGATATGCACATAAAGGCAAAGATGGTGCTGGACGATTCCTACGTCGCGTTCGCACCACAACCATTTCCCGTGATATCAGCGTTTCAAATAAAGAAGTAGTTATTGATCCCAGCGCAGATTTTGCAGGTGATCCAGTGATTGGATTACGTGCTGCAGCATCGGCTGCTCAATTAGGACTTCCATTGTCAATGGATTCACTTGAGCGTTTATCAGAATCACTTGGAAATGGTCTGGGTCACCTTCCCAACCCTTGGCCACGCGATGCTCGTGAGAACCTGATTTCACTTATCGGTGCAGGTGCTGCCATGGTGCAAGTCTTTGAAGCCCTTGATCAGGAAGAAGTTCTCTTTGCTTGGATTCCAGAGTGGAAAGCTGTTCGTTCACTACCGCAGCGAAATGTATTGCACCGCCATACCGTTGATAGACATATGGTTGAGACAGCTGTTCATGCGGCAACTCTGACTCGAAAAGTTCACAGACCAGACCTGCTTCTCTTTAGCGCGCTCTTTCACGACATTGGAAAGGGAACGGAAGAAGACCATTCCGAAAGAGGGGAAAGACTCATTGAGCCACTTGCCCTGCGCATTGGTTTTTCCATCGATGACATTGCAACGATAAAGCTATTGGTCAAGCATCACCTACTGCTTTCAGCAACAGCTACGCGTCGAGATTTAGATGACCCTGCAACTATCACCTCAGTTGCAGAAGTAATTCCAGATTTACAATCCCTAGAACTCTTACATGCTCTCAGCATTGCCGATGGTGAGGCAACCGGGCGGGCTGCGTGGAGTGATTGGAAAGCATCTCTTGTCGCAGAGCTCGTAAATCGGGTTGAGAAAGCAATTACGGATAACACAGTGGCTCAACAGCCCGAACTCACAGTTGCTCAGCGAGAGCGCGCCGAATCGGGTGTCCTCTCTGTCAGCATCGAAGATCGCGGTGATGTCTATGCCATCGAGATAGTTGTGCCAGATAGCACAGGGCTGCTCTCCGTTGTTGCCGGCGTTCTCAACGTCATGCGCCTTGATGTCAGATCCGCTCGAACTAAATCTGTTGCACAAGCAGCCGTTATGGAATGGATTGTTATCCCGGACCCTCATGCGCCTGCATTAACGCAAGAGAAGTTGCATCAAGAGCTAGCCAGGGCTCTGGAGAATAAGAGTTCGCTTGCATCACGAATCCAAGAACGTATCGACACATATGCCCAGCTGCCTACTATTCCCGTTCCCGCACCTGTTGTTGAGACCTTTATGGATGCGGCAACTGATGCAACCATTATTGAGGTAAGAAGCCACGACCAACCAGCGCTGCTATTTCGTATCGGTGATGCAATTACCCGAAGCAATATTGATATTCGCTCTGCCATTGTCACAACACTGGGTGCCGAAGCCATTGACACCCTTTATGTGAGTGAAATTGGGGGAGGCCCACTGAGCGCCGAACGTGCCAACGATGTGGCGATTCGAATTCGAGCAGCCCTGAAGTAG
- a CDS encoding P-II family nitrogen regulator — MKLITAILKPFKLDEVKDALQAAGINGMTVSEASGFGRQRGHTEVYRGAEYTVDLVPKVRLEVLVDDKDAASTVDVIVKAASTGSIGDGKVWTTPVEQVVRVRTGERGPEAI, encoded by the coding sequence ATGAAGTTGATTACCGCAATTCTCAAACCGTTCAAGTTAGATGAAGTAAAAGATGCTCTGCAAGCAGCAGGCATTAACGGCATGACTGTCTCTGAAGCCAGTGGCTTCGGACGCCAGCGTGGTCATACCGAGGTCTATCGTGGTGCTGAATACACCGTTGACCTCGTTCCAAAAGTCCGTCTCGAAGTTCTTGTAGATGACAAGGATGCGGCATCAACCGTGGATGTCATCGTCAAAGCTGCATCAACAGGATCTATCGGTGATGGAAAGGTTTGGACAACTCCAGTAGAACAGGTCGTGCGCGTTCGAACAGGAGAGCGTGGACCTGAGGCTATCTAG
- a CDS encoding ammonium transporter, with protein MEEVVLNSGDTAWMLASTALVLLMTPGLAFFYGGMVRTKSVLNMMMMSMVTIGIVSVLWVIYGFELAFGYKSDSPWYGGFGLSNLGGQVNELANNGGVYPIPVLVFAAFQLMFAIITPALISGAIADRAKFTSWAIFVAIWSTVVYFPVAHWVFAFGNKIGDTITSTGYLAGKGVQDFAGGTAVHINAGAAGLALAIVLGKRIGWRKESMRPHSLPLVMLGSGLLWFGWFGFNAGSSLAANGIAGLAFMNTQVATAGAVIGWLLVEKIRNGHATSLGAASGAVSGLVAITPACAFVAPWAAVVIGFIAGILCSLAVSLKYKFGFDDSLDVVGVHLVGGIWGSLAIGLFGASAVNSIGLDGIFYGGGTALLSKQALGVGLVLAYSFIATLIIGYAIEKTIGFRVTREVEIEGIDLKEHAESAYELASSSRGGASL; from the coding sequence ATGGAAGAAGTAGTTCTTAATAGCGGTGACACCGCATGGATGCTGGCAAGTACAGCCCTTGTACTTTTGATGACTCCAGGCTTGGCATTTTTCTATGGCGGAATGGTTCGCACGAAAAGTGTTCTAAACATGATGATGATGTCGATGGTGACAATCGGAATCGTGAGCGTTCTATGGGTTATCTATGGTTTCGAATTAGCTTTTGGATATAAATCAGATTCACCTTGGTATGGTGGATTCGGACTAAGTAATCTTGGTGGGCAGGTAAATGAGCTCGCCAATAATGGCGGCGTGTATCCAATTCCAGTTCTCGTCTTTGCAGCCTTCCAATTAATGTTTGCAATCATCACTCCAGCACTTATCTCTGGTGCCATTGCTGATCGTGCAAAATTCACTTCGTGGGCAATCTTTGTCGCGATCTGGTCAACAGTTGTCTACTTCCCAGTGGCTCACTGGGTCTTCGCATTTGGAAACAAGATTGGCGACACAATCACTAGCACTGGATATCTCGCCGGTAAGGGAGTCCAAGACTTTGCTGGTGGAACTGCCGTTCACATCAATGCCGGCGCTGCAGGTTTGGCACTTGCAATCGTTCTTGGAAAGCGCATCGGGTGGCGTAAAGAATCAATGCGTCCACACTCATTGCCACTGGTAATGCTTGGCTCAGGTTTACTGTGGTTTGGTTGGTTTGGCTTTAATGCTGGATCTTCCCTTGCTGCAAATGGAATCGCAGGACTTGCCTTTATGAATACTCAGGTCGCAACTGCGGGTGCAGTAATCGGTTGGCTCTTAGTTGAAAAGATTCGCAATGGACATGCAACATCATTGGGTGCGGCGTCAGGTGCGGTTTCAGGTCTTGTGGCCATCACACCAGCCTGTGCATTCGTTGCTCCTTGGGCTGCAGTGGTGATCGGTTTCATCGCCGGAATCCTCTGCTCACTTGCAGTGAGCCTGAAGTACAAGTTCGGCTTCGATGATTCACTCGATGTCGTAGGCGTACACCTTGTTGGTGGCATCTGGGGTTCACTAGCAATCGGTCTATTCGGAGCTAGCGCTGTCAATAGTATCGGACTAGATGGAATCTTCTATGGTGGTGGAACTGCGCTGCTAAGCAAGCAAGCACTAGGTGTTGGTCTAGTACTTGCGTACTCATTCATTGCAACTCTGATTATCGGATATGCAATCGAAAAAACTATCGGCTTCCGTGTCACACGTGAAGTTGAAATCGAAGGCATCGACCTCAAGGAACATGCTGAATCTGCTTATGAACTAGCTAGCTCATCACGTGGAGGTGCATCACTATGA
- the ftsY gene encoding signal recognition particle-docking protein FtsY, translated as MGLFNRLVAKVRGISTASALDWSEIETELLSSDLGPSLVTELLVAAKKMRGDDAEGAIKEILRSKFSGKSRALATGDGLQIVVIVGVNGTGKTTSVAKLATHLHSQGKSVLLGAADTFRAAAVEQLTTWGERIGIETISGKEGAEPASVAFDSAKRALEVGADFLLIDTAGRLHNKSALMDELGKVKRVVEKVTPISEVLLVIDATTGQNGLTQAKVFSEAVDVTGLILTKLDGSARGGVALAIESALDIPIKFIGTGEAATDFTPFDAEKYLEGLLA; from the coding sequence ATGGGTCTTTTTAATCGTTTAGTAGCCAAAGTTCGTGGAATTTCCACAGCATCAGCACTCGATTGGTCGGAGATTGAGACCGAGCTACTCTCATCAGATTTAGGCCCATCACTTGTCACAGAGTTGTTGGTGGCCGCGAAGAAGATGCGCGGAGATGATGCAGAAGGTGCGATTAAAGAGATTCTGCGAAGTAAATTTTCTGGCAAGTCTCGCGCGCTAGCCACTGGAGATGGCCTTCAGATAGTTGTTATTGTCGGCGTTAATGGCACGGGCAAAACCACCTCGGTTGCAAAGCTAGCAACACATCTACATTCGCAAGGAAAGTCCGTACTCCTTGGGGCAGCCGATACTTTTCGCGCCGCAGCTGTTGAGCAACTAACAACATGGGGTGAACGCATCGGTATTGAAACTATTTCAGGAAAAGAAGGAGCCGAGCCGGCATCGGTCGCATTTGATAGCGCTAAACGCGCTCTAGAAGTAGGTGCCGATTTTCTCTTAATAGATACCGCAGGTCGACTTCATAATAAGAGTGCGCTCATGGATGAACTTGGCAAGGTAAAGCGAGTTGTAGAAAAGGTCACACCGATCTCTGAAGTTCTCCTGGTCATTGATGCGACCACCGGGCAGAACGGTCTTACGCAGGCAAAAGTATTTAGCGAAGCTGTTGATGTCACCGGACTGATTCTGACCAAGCTCGATGGAAGTGCGCGCGGTGGGGTAGCCCTGGCCATTGAGAGCGCTCTGGATATACCCATTAAGTTCATCGGAACTGGGGAAGCCGCCACGGATTTCACCCCCTTTGATGCCGAGAAGTACCTAGAGGGCTTGCTCGCGTAA